From the genome of Novosphingobium sp. P6W:
TCGCGCCACACAGGTCCGATTTCGGATCGTCGACATTATAGCTCGCATCGTTCTCGCCCGGGATCAGCGGTACGCCATAGCCTGCGGCCATGAACTCGGCGCTACTAATATCGCCCTCGGCGAGCATGCCGAACGCGACATCAGGGGAGAAGCGATCGAACTTTGGTATCTCAGTTGCCCCTTCCAGCACGATGCCGCCGATCGGTTGGTGCGACTGCAGGCGAACCATGAACAGCGCTTGTTCTAGCTGCTCGCCCACGACGGCGTGGTTCTCCGGCAGCACAAAGATAGGCGCGGTTCCTTCCACCGCGATATTCTCGCCAAGCGCGGCGGCATCGGCGAGCAGCGGCTTTGCGATCGCGGCGGGATCGATCCTCGTAGCGACCGCAGGGGTGACATCGTTCTCCCCCGCTGGCTTGCCATCACAGCTGGCGAGGGCCAGCGGCATAAGGACTAGCGACATAAGCGCTAGCGAGAATAGTCCTTTAGGCATCTCCCCTCCTTCTTACTCAGCTATGCGGTCGCCAGCGCCTCCTCCGCACCACTTCGAGCAAAATCGTCGTCCTCGGTCCTGATCGCTATACGCAGCATATTTCCGACGCGCGGCCCACCAATCGCTCCCAGGGTGTGATAGACCCAGTAGCGCGAAACGGGATCCTCGCTGAACTCACGCACCTTGCGCATCAGGAACACTATCGCCTGATCCCGCTCCAGATCGCCAGCGATCGCAGCCAGCAAGCTAGACAGCTCAGGCTGGCCGAACGCGAGCGGAGCCCTGCTCACTCGTGCGAATTCGGGCCGATCGAGCAGCAGCGCGAAGGGCAGCATGAAGCCGACCCTGGGATCGATGGTGGGGTGCTTCGCGCTACCTGTCACGATGCCGACCACTGCTCTCGCGATCCGGTCCCACACGGGACCTCCGCTGTACCCCCCCTTGACAGCGAAGCCGCCAAGATCGGCGTTCAGTTGTACCATCCCGAGGCTGTTGGCCACGCCGATCACTCCGTGTGCGATGTTGCCTGGCAGATCGTAGCCGATCGGAAAACCGAAGGCGTCGAAGCGGTGGCCGCTACTCAACCGATCGGACAGCCGAAAAGCGATTTCGTGGTCGAGCGGTTCGTCCAGCCGCAGCAGCGCAAAGTCGTCCGTCGGCACGCGCGGATCGCCCATCGCGACGAGCGTGGCGGCGCGGGGACGGCCAGGCTCGGCCGCGCGGCTGACCATGATCCGATCGCCGGGAACTGGGTTGACGGTTTGCGTCCCGAGAACCGGCTTGTCGGGATTGGCTCTGGCTTCGAGGACATGGGCGCAACTCACGATGTGGCGCGTGTCTAGTGCGACCGCGGACCCGACCACGCCATCCCCCGCATGCGCCTTAACGCGCAGGGTGAGGTCACGCAGCTGGGACACGGGAATACTTGAGCACGACCGAGACATTGCCCTCGGTGCTTCCCTTAGCCACAACAATATTTCCTTCGATGCCGAACTTAAGCCCGACGGTGACCTGAATGTCGGGCGCGTTGCCCACTGACTGCCGGAAACCGGCCACCAGCGAGTCGACCATCGACAGCACAGGTTTCAGCGACGAGCCCAGCTCACCTAAGCGCCTTGCGGCGAAACCATCGGCATTCGCTTCGCCATAGCCTTCCGCCACAATCGTCGAATCCACCTCGATCTCGACTGGCGAGCCATCGGGCGCGATGTAAGTGGCGATCAGCGACATTCCGCGATTCTCCTGGAGCTGACAAGCTATCACACGATCAACTTCTCTACTAGTTATTAATACTTCAGCTAGCCATTTTTTTACGCTCCAACATTTTCAGACAACTTAATCGGCGCTGCGCAGCGGCGAGTGTCGGCATTCCGCCCCCGGTTGAGCGACATCGAAAAACAGTAACCGAGGCGAGCAGTCTTCGACCGCCCATTAGTAAATGAACGGCAGGTGGCGGCAGAAGTGGTCGTCCGTGAACAGCGAGGGCATTCCCTGAACTTGGCCCCCGAACAACCGCGCCTACGACTAACGATGGGCGCGCTGCTGGCGGACCGCTTACTGGAACCAAAATGACGGGTTCCAGCAGGAGCGGCTGTTCGCATGCTCGCCGGGGAACGACTGGACCTGGTCGCGACCTGCCGGGTTTGCGGACCGTCCGCACTTGGGGATCAAAAATCGACGGTTGAGAGTCCGCAAAGGGTCGGTTTCACGATGCGCGCAACGCCTTGGGTTGGGACTTTGCTGTCATTCCCTAAACCGTTACCGAACGGCATATTGTGACGAAACCGATCGCTCGCTGTTTTCCTAACATTCCTACCAAACAATTGAGGGCGTGAAGGCAGGAACAAACTTTCAGCCAGACTGGAGATTAGGACGAGAGGCTGCGGAGGCAAAGAGTTTAGTTGACCGTTCACTCCGCTCGGCCTTCTCCACCCGGTCGGCTCCAGCGATTCCAACGAGAAATCTCTTCAACGGCCTCAGGTTAAGTCGATACTACTCAGGCTCGCTAGTTCTGATTGCTCACACCGCGAATTTTTGGGCTTGAAAACTGCATTCAGTTTTCCGATGATTAGCTTGCACCCCAGCCATAAGGCTGGAACCACGTTCCAGAACGTTGGTCGGCGAAGCTGCACTGAATTCCTCCAACAGAAATGACCTCATCATGGGCAGGCGCCTGACGCTCTACATTTTGGCCGGCATGGTCCTCGGCATCGCGGTCGGTTACGTGCTCCATGCATACATTCCGGCGGGCGACCCGCACCTCAATGAATGGGCTGGCTACTTCCGCCTGCTGCCCGACGTGTTCCTGCGGCTCATCAAGATGATCCTCGCCCCGCTGGTCTTCGCGACCATCGTCAGTGGCATCGCCAGCATGGGCGACAGTGCCACGTTGGGCCGCATCGGCGGCAAGGCGCTGTGTTGGTTCATCACCGCCAGCCTGTGCTCGCTAGGCCTCGGCCTCGTCCTCGTTAACCTGTTCAAGCCGGGCGTCGGCGTAGGCCTGGACACCACCGAGAACCTCGGCGACCTGCCGACCGGCGAGCTGACGCTCCACCACTTCATCCTAGAAATCTTCCCGGCCAGCCCGCTGGCGGCGATGGCCGAGAACAACATCCTGCAGATCCTCGTCTTCTCGGTCTTCGTCGGCGTCGGCCTCACCGCAATCGGGGAGCGCGGCGCGCCGATCGTGCGCGCCACCGAGGCTTTGTCGGAACTGATGCTGCAGATCACCGGCTGCGTGATGCGCTTCGCGCCCTTCGCGGTGTTCGGCGCGATTGCCGCCGTCATCGGTACGCAGGGCGTCGGCATTATCGTGACCTACGGAGTGCTGGTCTGCGAGTTTTATCTTGCGATGGGCTTGCTGTGGGTGCTGCTGTTCTGCGCGGGCGGCCTGTTTCTGGGCAAGCGTGTCATCACGCTGTTCCGCTACATTCGCGAGCCGGTGCTGCTTTCGTTCTCGACCGCCTCCTCGGAAGCGAGCCTGCCCAAGCTGTTCGAGCAGCTCGATCGCTTCGGCGTGCCGCGCCGAATCTCCGGCTTCATCCTGCCGCTGGGCTACAGTTTCAATCTTGACGGCTCGATGATCTACATGACCTTCGCGTCCATGTTCATCGCGCAGGCCTACGGCATCCATGTACCGCTGATGACGCAGATATTGATGCTTCTGACACTGATGGTCAGTTCCAAGGGCATTGCCGGGGTCCCGCGCGCCAGCCTTGTGGTGATTGCAGCAACGCTTGCCCAGTTTGGCCTGCCGGTGGAAGGAATCGCCCTGCTGCTGGGTGTGGACACCTTCCTTGACATGGGCCGCTCGGCCACCAACGTTGTGGGCAACGCCGTCGCCACTGCTGTCATCACTCGCTCTGAAGGGATGCTCCAGCCGTCGGCGGATTTGGACGCTGAAATGTCGCACTTGCCGGACAATACGGCGATGCACGGGCGCCGCTGACGGGATATCTATCAGCGCAATACGAGACGTAACGCGGGATTACCCTTGCAACAACGCGGCGAAAGTGTATTCTGAATTTAGTTTTGGAGAATGCTACGGTAGATGACGCAAGATCCTTCCCCGCAGACAGGTACTCTGCTCGATATCGTAGATTCGGACGTGTACACCGCGATCCTCGGACGCATCAAACGTGGAGAGATCGCGGCCGACGAGCGGATCGTGGATTCGCGACTGGCCACGGAATTCAGACTTTCGCGCATGCCAGTCAGGCAGGCGCTTCTTCGCCTTGTTCACGAAGGTTATCTCGCAGGCACCACTCGGGGCTTCATTTTGCCCAAGTTGACGTATGAGGACATCGAAGAAATCTTCGAGGTGCGTATGTTGCTCGAACCGCGCGCTGCCGCCTCGGCTTCCCGGGTGCTGGACGAAGCTCGGATCGATGCGCTCC
Proteins encoded in this window:
- a CDS encoding trypsin-like peptidase domain-containing protein, which translates into the protein MSQLRDLTLRVKAHAGDGVVGSAVALDTRHIVSCAHVLEARANPDKPVLGTQTVNPVPGDRIMVSRAAEPGRPRAATLVAMGDPRVPTDDFALLRLDEPLDHEIAFRLSDRLSSGHRFDAFGFPIGYDLPGNIAHGVIGVANSLGMVQLNADLGGFAVKGGYSGGPVWDRIARAVVGIVTGSAKHPTIDPRVGFMLPFALLLDRPEFARVSRAPLAFGQPELSSLLAAIAGDLERDQAIVFLMRKVREFSEDPVSRYWVYHTLGAIGGPRVGNMLRIAIRTEDDDFARSGAEEALATA
- a CDS encoding CU044_2847 family protein; the encoded protein is MSLIATYIAPDGSPVEIEVDSTIVAEGYGEANADGFAARRLGELGSSLKPVLSMVDSLVAGFRQSVGNAPDIQVTVGLKFGIEGNIVVAKGSTEGNVSVVLKYSRVPAA
- a CDS encoding dicarboxylate/amino acid:cation symporter, which produces MGRRLTLYILAGMVLGIAVGYVLHAYIPAGDPHLNEWAGYFRLLPDVFLRLIKMILAPLVFATIVSGIASMGDSATLGRIGGKALCWFITASLCSLGLGLVLVNLFKPGVGVGLDTTENLGDLPTGELTLHHFILEIFPASPLAAMAENNILQILVFSVFVGVGLTAIGERGAPIVRATEALSELMLQITGCVMRFAPFAVFGAIAAVIGTQGVGIIVTYGVLVCEFYLAMGLLWVLLFCAGGLFLGKRVITLFRYIREPVLLSFSTASSEASLPKLFEQLDRFGVPRRISGFILPLGYSFNLDGSMIYMTFASMFIAQAYGIHVPLMTQILMLLTLMVSSKGIAGVPRASLVVIAATLAQFGLPVEGIALLLGVDTFLDMGRSATNVVGNAVATAVITRSEGMLQPSADLDAEMSHLPDNTAMHGRR
- a CDS encoding GntR family transcriptional regulator — encoded protein: MTQDPSPQTGTLLDIVDSDVYTAILGRIKRGEIAADERIVDSRLATEFRLSRMPVRQALLRLVHEGYLAGTTRGFILPKLTYEDIEEIFEVRMLLEPRAAASASRVLDEARIDALRSALTSARHAVADVRLGDMMVANDQFRQIWLDAVPNRRLAAAISRFVDHVQIVRKATIIDAATQHVVLDLLSRMLDGFERRDALAVQDATLQFVVRARDSFTAATSLETPRAKSA